A window from Roseburia sp. 499 encodes these proteins:
- a CDS encoding GNAT family N-acetyltransferase: MIRNARMEDYQEVERIMQQVQNLHVAWRPDIYQPIETVLPVEEYREMMETEAIIVAEQEGMVCAVSVFLERTYQNSTHVKRRVLFVDTMAVDEEYRGKGIGTEMFDYLKEVAKNRKCDGIELQVNARNAAAKRMYEKCGFTEKSINMELMI; the protein is encoded by the coding sequence ATGATAAGAAACGCCAGAATGGAAGATTACCAAGAAGTGGAAAGAATTATGCAGCAGGTGCAGAATCTTCATGTTGCATGGCGACCAGATATTTATCAGCCCATAGAAACAGTGCTTCCTGTGGAAGAGTATCGTGAAATGATGGAAACGGAAGCAATCATAGTAGCAGAACAGGAAGGAATGGTATGTGCAGTTTCTGTATTTTTGGAGCGTACATATCAGAATTCTACTCATGTGAAAAGAAGAGTATTGTTTGTGGATACTATGGCAGTGGACGAAGAATATCGTGGAAAAGGAATCGGTACAGAAATGTTCGACTATCTGAAAGAGGTGGCGAAAAACAGGAAGTGTGACGGAATAGAGTTACAGGTAAATGCCAGAAATGCAGCAGCAAAGCGAATGTATGAGAAATGTGGATTCACAGAGAAGTCTATTAATATGGAATTGATGATTTAG
- a CDS encoding GNAT family N-acetyltransferase: MEKEKITIRSYEEKDWNQLIEVHDAARKEELRWAKCEQAFVSLKEDSIRERLFQHEICVACMEEKIVGFSAYTEDELAWLYVDPAYAQRGVGRILTQYVIEHASKRPLNVQVLEGNLPARKLYEAFGFQLVRTACGIMPGKEEVEVVVECMQRIFQ, from the coding sequence GTGGAGAAAGAGAAGATTACCATAAGAAGTTATGAAGAAAAGGATTGGAATCAACTGATAGAGGTTCATGATGCTGCGCGAAAAGAGGAACTGCGATGGGCAAAATGTGAACAGGCATTTGTTTCGTTAAAGGAAGATTCCATCAGAGAAAGATTGTTTCAACATGAGATTTGTGTTGCGTGCATGGAAGAAAAAATAGTAGGATTTTCTGCATACACAGAGGATGAATTAGCTTGGTTGTATGTGGATCCGGCTTATGCACAACGAGGAGTTGGAAGAATTCTTACACAGTATGTCATTGAGCATGCGTCAAAGCGACCGCTCAATGTGCAAGTTCTGGAAGGGAATCTACCAGCGCGTAAACTTTATGAAGCTTTTGGCTTTCAACTGGTAAGGACAGCGTGTGGTATTATGCCCGGAAAAGAAGAAGTTGAAGTAGTAGTAGAGTGTATGCAGAGAATTTTTCAGTAA
- a CDS encoding CatA-like O-acetyltransferase, family 3 codes for MNYKVVDMEKYYRKGVYRHFTEDCKCSVSITNKVDVTELVEFSKKTNTKFYVNFLYVLSKVLNSREDYRMQYLYEKQQLVIFDKVNPVHYVFHEDTETCTVVYTEFQEDYQKFYQQCVLDIEKAKQTREYGLDSVNHPNYFDASYISWLSYESLHIELPDGYLHFMPIVNWGRYQEENGRYVMPVSVRMNHAAADGYLVAKVFRLLEEEIKKGL; via the coding sequence ATGAATTATAAAGTTGTAGATATGGAGAAATATTACCGTAAGGGCGTATATCGTCATTTTACGGAAGATTGTAAATGCTCTGTGTCCATTACAAACAAGGTAGATGTGACAGAGTTAGTGGAATTTTCAAAAAAAACAAACACAAAGTTCTATGTGAATTTTCTTTATGTACTGTCGAAAGTGTTGAATTCAAGAGAAGATTATCGGATGCAATATTTGTATGAGAAGCAGCAGTTGGTAATATTTGATAAGGTAAATCCGGTACATTATGTATTTCATGAGGATACAGAAACTTGTACGGTGGTATACACTGAGTTTCAGGAAGATTATCAGAAGTTTTATCAGCAGTGTGTATTAGACATCGAGAAGGCAAAGCAGACTCGTGAGTACGGATTGGATTCCGTAAATCACCCAAATTATTTTGATGCATCCTACATTTCATGGCTTTCCTATGAGTCTCTGCATATAGAATTGCCAGACGGTTATCTGCATTTTATGCCTATTGTAAATTGGGGCAGATATCAAGAGGAGAATGGAAGGTATGTGATGCCGGTAAGTGTAAGAATGAATCATGCAGCAGCAGATGGTTATCTGGTAGCGAAAGTTTTTCGGCTATTAGAGGAGGAAATCAAAAAGGGCCTTTAG
- a CDS encoding GNAT family N-acetyltransferase has protein sequence MRIETEHLIIRNYTLADKEDLCEYMLQRVDAKFEAYPDFTKEKAEEEIKFRCGSDEFFAIELKEEQKVIGNVYLGKREFHGKELGYVLNEHYHGKEYGSEAAKAVVAWAFQEGVHRIYAECAPENTPSWKLMEKIGMKREGHFIKNATFYADENGKPIYWDTYVYAVLNPAEVDK, from the coding sequence ATGAGAATAGAAACAGAGCACTTGATAATTCGTAATTATACATTAGCAGATAAAGAGGATTTGTGCGAGTACATGTTGCAACGAGTAGATGCAAAGTTTGAGGCATATCCTGATTTTACAAAGGAAAAGGCAGAGGAAGAAATCAAATTTCGTTGTGGAAGTGATGAATTTTTTGCCATTGAGCTAAAAGAAGAACAAAAAGTAATTGGAAATGTATACTTGGGGAAAAGAGAGTTTCATGGAAAGGAACTTGGCTATGTATTAAACGAACATTATCATGGAAAGGAGTATGGAAGCGAAGCAGCAAAAGCCGTTGTTGCATGGGCATTTCAGGAAGGAGTACATAGAATTTATGCAGAGTGTGCGCCTGAAAATACGCCATCTTGGAAACTGATGGAGAAAATCGGAATGAAACGGGAAGGGCATTTTATAAAAAATGCAACTTTTTATGCAGATGAGAACGGAAAGCCGATTTACTGGGATACTTATGTGTATGCGGTTTTGAATCCGGCGGAGGTTGATAAATAA
- a CDS encoding GNAT family N-acetyltransferase encodes MENNIVTERLIIRRTRGVDMPFCFSIWLDAEMGKYLADPPREKASETYLEFNPESQPEENWYYFVAESRETGELIGTCSIGCSEDKTEWDLGYCIHKRYWRQGYGTEMVEALIEYGRQNGGHVFTANVAKENPGSNGIMRKLGFHVEREESFQKSGTEIVYPEYVYKLEVDGDIKG; translated from the coding sequence ATGGAAAACAATATTGTAACGGAACGTCTGATTATTCGAAGAACCAGAGGGGTAGATATGCCTTTCTGTTTCAGTATTTGGTTAGATGCTGAAATGGGAAAATATCTGGCAGATCCACCCAGAGAAAAAGCGAGTGAGACTTATCTTGAGTTTAATCCTGAATCGCAACCAGAGGAAAACTGGTATTATTTTGTGGCTGAATCCAGAGAAACTGGGGAGCTCATTGGAACATGCAGTATAGGATGTAGTGAAGATAAAACAGAATGGGATTTGGGATATTGTATACATAAAAGGTATTGGCGTCAAGGTTATGGAACAGAAATGGTAGAAGCTTTAATCGAGTATGGTCGTCAAAATGGTGGACATGTTTTTACTGCAAATGTGGCAAAGGAAAATCCGGGGTCTAATGGAATTATGAGAAAGCTTGGATTTCATGTGGAAAGAGAAGAAAGTTTCCAAAAGAGTGGAACAGAGATTGTATA